One stretch of Methyloversatilis sp. RAC08 DNA includes these proteins:
- a CDS encoding RNA methyltransferase: MSHTTHPGNIGACARAMKVMGLSRLYLVNPKHFPHDEAVAMSSGATDVLDSAVVVDTIEAALAGTVAQAALTARRREMALPVRDVRSAATELAALLATGDAEVALVFGTESSGLTNEEVAMCSLPVTISTSETYRSLNVAAAAQIMCHELRVAVAAAPAAVGEAPALASHEGLESLYALLEQLMLDAGFLDRVNPGRAMPRLRRLFGRTQVEAEELHLLMGALKAIGGIPKKRPGSNG; encoded by the coding sequence ATGTCCCACACCACCCATCCGGGCAACATCGGCGCCTGCGCGCGGGCGATGAAGGTGATGGGGCTGTCGCGCCTCTATCTGGTCAATCCGAAGCATTTTCCGCATGACGAAGCGGTCGCGATGAGTTCCGGCGCGACCGACGTGCTGGACAGTGCAGTGGTGGTCGATACGATCGAAGCCGCGCTGGCCGGCACCGTTGCGCAGGCGGCGCTGACGGCACGTCGTCGCGAAATGGCGCTGCCGGTGCGCGACGTCAGGTCGGCGGCGACCGAACTGGCGGCGCTGCTGGCTACTGGCGACGCCGAGGTGGCGCTGGTGTTCGGCACCGAAAGTTCGGGACTCACCAATGAAGAAGTGGCGATGTGTTCGCTGCCGGTCACCATTTCGACCAGCGAAACCTACCGCTCGCTGAATGTGGCGGCGGCGGCCCAGATCATGTGCCACGAACTGCGCGTGGCCGTCGCCGCCGCGCCGGCCGCTGTCGGCGAAGCGCCGGCCCTGGCCAGTCACGAAGGACTGGAAAGCCTGTACGCGCTGCTCGAACAGCTGATGCTCGACGCGGGCTTTCTCGACCGGGTCAATCCGGGCCGTGCCATGCCGCGCCTGCGCCGCCTGTTCGGACGTACCCAGGTCGAGGCGGAAGAACTGCATCTGCTGATGGGCGCGCTGAAGGCGATCGGCGGCATTCCGAAAAAGCGCCCGGGGTCGAACGGATAA
- a CDS encoding inositol monophosphatase family protein, whose amino-acid sequence MHPTLTTAVKAARRAGQIITRASQDVDLLKVSSKRQNDFVTEVDRAAEDAIIGILREAYPDHAILAEESGASGESEYRWIIDPLDGTTNFIHGMPQYAVSIALEHRGLMQSAVVFDPVRNELFTASRGRGAFLNDRRIRVSRRAKLGEALIGTGFPYRVWDHVDAYLGMFKDLMEKTSGLRRPGAAALDLAYVACGRFDGFFEIGLSPWDIAAGALLVTEAGGLVGNLTGETGYLDSGNLVASTPRIFPALLAAIEPHLTDALRS is encoded by the coding sequence ATGCATCCGACGCTCACCACCGCCGTCAAGGCCGCCCGCCGCGCAGGCCAGATCATCACCCGCGCCAGCCAGGATGTAGACCTGCTGAAAGTCAGCAGCAAGCGCCAGAACGACTTCGTCACCGAAGTCGACCGCGCCGCCGAGGACGCCATCATCGGCATCCTGCGCGAAGCCTATCCGGACCACGCCATCCTGGCGGAAGAGAGCGGCGCGTCCGGCGAGTCCGAGTACCGCTGGATCATCGATCCGCTCGACGGCACGACCAACTTCATCCACGGCATGCCGCAGTACGCGGTGTCGATCGCGCTCGAACACCGGGGCCTGATGCAGTCGGCCGTCGTGTTCGACCCGGTGCGCAACGAGCTGTTCACCGCCAGCCGCGGCCGCGGCGCCTTCCTGAACGACCGCCGCATCCGCGTGTCGCGCCGTGCCAAGCTGGGCGAGGCACTGATAGGCACCGGCTTTCCGTACCGGGTGTGGGATCACGTCGATGCCTATCTGGGCATGTTCAAGGACCTGATGGAAAAGACCTCCGGCCTGCGCCGCCCGGGTGCCGCCGCGCTCGATCTGGCCTATGTCGCCTGCGGCCGCTTCGACGGCTTCTTCGAAATCGGCCTGTCGCCGTGGGACATCGCCGCCGGCGCCCTGCTGGTCACCGAAGCCGGCGGTCTGGTCGGCAATCTGACCGGTGAAACCGGCTATCTGGACAGCGGCAATCTGGTCGCCTCGACGCCGCGCATCTTCCCGGCCCTGCTCGCCGCGATCGAACCGCACCTGACGGACGCGCTGCGCAGCTGA